A genomic stretch from Pseudomonas mendocina includes:
- the purM gene encoding phosphoribosylformylglycinamidine cyclo-ligase encodes MSKQPSISYKDAGVDIDAGEALVERIKGVAKRTARPEVMGGLGGFGALCEIPAGYKQPVLVSGTDGVGTKLRLALNLNKHDSIGQDLVAMCVNDLVVCGAEPLFFLDYYATGKLNVDVAATVVTGIGAGCELAGCSLVGGETAEMPGMYEGEDYDLAGFCVGVVEKAEIIDGSKVAAGDALIALPSSGPHSNGYSLIRKILEVAGTDIENTQIDGKPLADLLMAPTRIYVKALLKLIKDTGAVKAMAHITGGGLLDNIPRVLPEGAQAVIDVASWTRPAVFDWLQEKGNVDEHEMHRVLNCGVGMVICVAQDQVEVALETLRAAGEQPWVIGQINQAAEGAAQVVLNNLKQH; translated from the coding sequence ATGAGCAAGCAACCCTCCATCAGCTACAAGGACGCAGGTGTAGATATCGACGCAGGCGAAGCCCTGGTTGAACGCATCAAGGGTGTCGCCAAACGCACCGCACGCCCTGAAGTTATGGGTGGCCTGGGTGGCTTTGGCGCGCTATGCGAAATCCCGGCTGGCTACAAACAGCCTGTACTGGTTTCGGGTACTGATGGTGTGGGCACCAAGCTGCGCCTGGCTCTGAACCTGAACAAACACGACAGCATCGGCCAGGATCTGGTCGCCATGTGCGTGAATGACCTGGTTGTCTGCGGCGCTGAGCCTCTTTTCTTCCTCGACTACTATGCCACTGGCAAACTCAACGTAGACGTAGCCGCCACCGTTGTTACCGGCATTGGCGCAGGCTGCGAACTGGCAGGCTGCTCACTGGTAGGCGGTGAAACGGCTGAAATGCCCGGCATGTACGAAGGTGAAGACTACGACCTGGCAGGCTTCTGCGTCGGCGTGGTGGAAAAAGCCGAAATCATCGACGGCTCCAAAGTGGCTGCTGGCGACGCACTGATCGCCCTGCCATCTTCCGGCCCGCACTCCAACGGCTACTCGCTGATCCGTAAGATTCTTGAAGTCGCCGGCACTGATATCGAAAACACCCAGATCGACGGCAAACCACTGGCCGACCTGCTGATGGCGCCTACCCGCATCTACGTCAAGGCCCTGCTCAAGCTGATCAAAGACACTGGCGCAGTTAAAGCCATGGCCCACATCACAGGTGGCGGTCTGCTGGATAACATCCCGCGTGTTCTGCCTGAAGGTGCTCAAGCGGTGATCGACGTAGCCAGCTGGACCCGCCCTGCAGTGTTTGACTGGCTGCAAGAAAAAGGCAACGTGGACGAGCACGAAATGCACCGTGTTCTGAACTGCGGCGTTGGCATGGTTATCTGCGTCGCCCAGGATCAGGTCGAAGTAGCCCTGGAAACCCTGCGCGCAGCAGGCGAACAGCCTTGGGTGATCGGCCAGATCAACCAAGCTGCCGAAGGAGCTGCTCAGGTCGTCCTGAACAACCTGAAACAACACTGA
- a CDS encoding DUF2066 domain-containing protein codes for MRFIDRLLVASLMLSGLPAVAAPVSDLYKVREPVASQQPEDRAAALTRALDTLVLRLTGKDDVAKNQALAELRKDPQQIISQYGYEEDKLTVDFDPTSTERALRQAGLQLWGNNRPVVMTWWLNASAEGTSLVGDAQLAAETLSQAAQNRGLPLRLPLADLSEQLVGTEENIASDDASALRAASERYSADALLSVLARESGGEWQAQWRLWQGDKREQGSVSGADQAAVADAVLLQVSKRLTSQFMATAGAASNLTLEVQGADLNRYAELQRVLEPYGAVLRLVQGDKLVFGVNANADQLRAQLALSHLQEVTAEAIDAAQAPTADGAVAPVAPAAPVPSNVLKFRW; via the coding sequence ATGCGTTTTATCGACCGTCTGCTTGTTGCCAGTCTGATGTTGTCTGGCTTGCCTGCTGTAGCTGCCCCGGTCAGCGATCTGTACAAAGTCCGTGAGCCCGTTGCCAGTCAGCAGCCGGAGGATCGTGCCGCGGCTTTGACGCGGGCGCTCGATACGTTGGTGCTGAGACTGACCGGTAAGGATGATGTGGCCAAGAATCAAGCATTGGCCGAGTTGCGCAAAGATCCGCAGCAGATCATCAGTCAATACGGTTACGAGGAAGACAAGCTGACCGTGGACTTTGATCCGACCAGCACCGAACGCGCTTTGCGTCAGGCTGGCCTGCAACTGTGGGGCAACAACCGTCCGGTGGTTATGACCTGGTGGTTGAATGCGAGTGCTGAGGGCACAAGTCTGGTGGGCGATGCGCAACTTGCGGCTGAAACGTTGAGCCAGGCGGCGCAGAACCGTGGCCTACCGTTGCGTCTGCCGCTGGCTGATTTGTCCGAGCAACTTGTCGGCACCGAAGAGAATATTGCCAGCGATGATGCCAGTGCTCTGCGTGCGGCATCGGAGCGCTACTCTGCCGATGCTTTGCTCTCTGTACTGGCCCGTGAGAGCGGTGGTGAGTGGCAGGCCCAGTGGCGCCTGTGGCAGGGCGACAAGCGTGAACAGGGCTCAGTCAGTGGTGCTGACCAGGCAGCCGTGGCAGATGCTGTGCTATTGCAGGTCAGTAAACGCTTGACCTCCCAGTTCATGGCGACGGCAGGTGCCGCGAGCAATCTGACTCTTGAAGTGCAGGGGGCGGACCTCAATCGTTACGCAGAATTGCAACGGGTTCTTGAACCTTATGGCGCAGTGTTGCGCTTGGTCCAGGGCGACAAGCTGGTATTCGGGGTCAATGCCAACGCCGATCAATTGCGTGCTCAACTGGCGCTGTCGCATTTGCAGGAGGTGACCGCAGAGGCCATAGATGCTGCCCAGGCTCCAACAGCCGACGGGGCCGTTGCCCCTGTAGCGCCTGCGGCACCGGTGCCAAGCAATGTGCTGAAATTCCGCTGGTAG